The segment TGAGATTCGGAGTAGGTCCGCGGGCGAGACCAACGGGCTAGGCGCCAGGCAGCAAGAAGGCTGTAGGACCCTATAATTCCTATGGGCCAGGGCCTCGACGCGGGGCCGGGTAGCCGCGGGGCCTCGTAGAGAATCGGTCTGGCATGGTGGCCGTCAGGATAGCATGCGCGCCCGCCGCCGGCGGCTGCTCAGCGAGCGCGGCGATCATCAGGGGCACGTGGTACTCGCGCGCGAGCTCAGTGGCCAGGCCCACGTCCTTGCGCAGGGGCTTGAGCGCGAAGCTGCCGTGCCGCGGGTGGGGCCGTCCTCATCGCAGCCACGCCTGAGACCCGGATTCAGGTCCCATTCTTGCCGTTCGAGGGCAGCACCCGGCGCGCGCGGCGGGATCCGGGCGCCGCGAGTGGACGGCGCGGGGTGGCTGGTAGGCGGAACTCGATGGTGCGCTTGACGACGTCGACGATGTTCGCCGTCGTCGTCCGCACGATCCCGGGAATCCCGGCGAGCCGGCGCGTCATGAAGTCCACGAGCTCGTGGTTCGAACGGAACACAGCAGCGGCGAAGACGTTGTAGTTGCCGGTGGTGACACCCACGAAATAGATCTCTGGCACGGCGGCGAGACGGTTCGCGACGGACCGGATCTTCGGGATTTGCGCCTCGATCTCGAGGATGACCCAGATCTGAAACCCGAGCCGGAGCGGGTTGGTCATGGCCACGAACTCGATGAGGCCATGCCGGAGGAGCGCATTGAGACGATGGCGCACCGTCGACTCCGGCATGCGGAGCCGCCCGGCGAGCTTCGCCACGGAGCTCCGTGCGTCATCCTGCAGGCAACGGATTATCTGGATGTCGGTGTCTGACACCTGGAGGCTGTCCACGCGGTTCCCCTCCTTGTTGAACGCCGTAATATGGCTGACACCACAAAAAATCAGCGTCTCATTGCTGATTCAACAATATCACGCCACCACAATGGTGGAACCAGCCAAAATATGGCTTGACATGTCAGGATGTCTGCCGGCATGGTGTACGCGCGAAGGTCCCTGCGGCAGGGAGGGACCGGGGCGCGGTGACCCGATCAGCGCTGTGTCGCGATTAGGAGGAACCGATGCGGGCCGACGAGTTGGACGGCGTCGTCAAGCGAGTCATCCGCTACACCATCACGCACCCGTACGAGCGCGACTGCTGGGAGAAGGCGCCGGCGATCACTGGGGTCCTCGCATCGGAAGACTCCGATTCGATCGCCGCTGTCGGTCGGTGGATCGACCGGGCCGTCGACACGCAGACGTCTGAAGGGCACCTCAGCTACAGCGACCGGCTCGAGCTGAGCGTCGGCCACGTGGCGACGTTCACGCCAACGGCGCCGCTCTCGAGCAGCCTGGGCTATCCGCTGCTCGCGTTCTACGAGCGCACGAAGGAGCCTCGCTACCTCACGGCCGCCCAGCGCCAGGCGGACGCGTTGCTCAGGACGCCACGCACAAGTGACGGCGGTTTCTGGGCGCGGAAGGAGGGGCCCGAGCTCTGGATCGACTTCATCTACATGATGTGCCCCTTCTTGGCGCGCCTGGGCCGCATCACGGGCAGCGCCAAGTACATCGACGAGGCCTTCACGCAGTTCGAGGTCCACGTCAAACACCTCGTGGACCCCTACAAGCATCTCGCCCGCCACGCGTGGCGGGAAGTGCCCGACTCGTACCCCCAGTCCACGCTCTGGGCGCGCGGCAACGGCTGGCTCATCGCGACCGTCGTCGATCTCCTGGATCTCGTCCCCGAGCATACGCGGGCGAAGGCCGCGTCGGAGGTGGGGCAGAGGGCGCTGGCGGCGATGCGGTCGCGCCAGGACAGCTCGGGCTATCTTCGCCACATCCTCGACGACCCCGACTCGAAGGTCGAAGCCTCGGCGAGCCTGATGTACGCCTACGCGGTTGGACGGGGCGTCAGGCAGAAAGTGGTCGACGCGGACTACATCCCGTCGGCCCTCCGCGCGTTCGAAGTGGTCGCTGGCTCCGTCGACGAGGATGGCGCCGTGCCCGGAGTTGCCGTGCCGCCGGGTGGGCCCGGCGTGCCGTTTGGTACCACGCTTTTCGGACAGGGTTTCTTCCTGCAGGCGGCGGCTGTGCTCCGCGAACATCTCGTGGCCGCGCCGCAACGCCGCTGACACCGGCGGTCGCAGAGCCACTCCGATGGATCTGATCCTTGAGTTCATCATCGCCGGCGTCTTCCTCGGTGGCATCTATGCGCTGATGGCTGTGCCGATGAGTGTCGTCTGGCTCACCACGGACGTCATCGATGTCTCGACGGGGGCGTATGCCGTGACGGCCGGGATGATCGCGGCCATGCTCGGACTACCGCTCGGGGCGGTCGTTGGTATCCTTGCCGCTGCAGGCTTGGGGCTTATCGTCGGGACGACGTTCGTCGGGTTCCATGCCCTGCGGCCCCAAAAGGACGCGATCCTGATCGTGCTTGCCACGTTCGGCTTCCTGATCGTCATCGAGTCGGCGCTCCTGACCGTGGCGGGTAGCGACAGCCGCTTCCTGCCCCGTATCGAGGGCAGCTGGAAGCTCGGCAGCGGCGTGATCCCCTACCAGGGCGCCTTCAACCTGGCCGTCAGCCTCATCCTCATGGCGAGCCTGGCCGTGCTCCTCAAGTACACGCCGTTGGGCCTGCAGATGCGGGCCTGCGCGATCTCCGACCGGGCGGCTGGGTTGGTGGGGATCGCCGTGCGACGCACTCAGCTGTTCACATTCGTCGTCGGTGCGACGACCGCCGGCGTGGCGGGGGTCCTCGCCGTCATGACCGTCGGGCTCGCCTACTTCTCAACCTTCGCCTTCACGACCATCGCGTTCAGCGCGGCCGTCGTCCTGGGTCGCAAGGGGCCGGCGGCAGCCTTTGCCGGAAGCATGCTGCTCGGCGTGGTGGAGGCGATCAGTCAAGCGTACCTGCCCAGCGGTTGGGCGGCCGCGGTGCCGTCGGCGCTCATCGTCATCGTGCTGGCCAGTGGCCGGATGCCGAGCGCGGCGTTCACGGGCTTACGGCCGTGATCCACGATAGCGGCCCCCGTGGCTTCCTTCGGCGGCATCGCTCGGCGCTGGCCCTCGTGGTTGGCGTTATGCTCGTCACCGTCCTCGCGCAGGCTCGACCTTCTCTGTACAGCACGTCGGCGACGGTCGGGATCCTCGCCCTGATCGCCTTGCCGCTCGGCCTCATGTACGGACAGGGCGGCACTATCTCCATCGCCCAGGGAACGTTTGCGGCCATGGGCGGATACACGAGCGCGATCTTGGCCAGCCACTTCGGGTGGTCACCACTCACATCGGTGTTCCCCGCCATCTTGATGCCGGCCGCCTTCGCGTTTGCCATCGCCCGGCCGATCCTTCGACTACCCGAACTGTCGCTGGCACTCGCAACACTGGCCCTCAATACGGTGTTCCTGGTCGGCGTGGAGCGGGGCGGGTGGCTCACCGGCGAGTATGTCGGACTGTCTGGCATCCCGCGGCTCCCCGGCATCGAGACGTCGCGGTTCTGGTCACACGTCGCGATCTGGCTGCTGGTACTCATCGCCGTCGTCCTCTACAGCACCTTCCTCGGTACGGCTCGGGGGCGCGCGCTCAACACCGTGAGAGTTGACCGCATCTTGGCCGAGTCCATGGGCGTGAGTGTCGCAATGGACCTGGCGATTCTCTTTGCCGTCACTGCCGGCGTGGCCGGACTGGCCGGATGGTTCTACGTCCATTACGTCGGCTACGTCGCGCCGGACTCGCTCGGCATCCACGTATCAGCGAACGCCCTCTTCATGGTGGTCATCGGTGGTCGCAAGACCGTACTCGGGCCCGTCGTGGGCGCTGCCATTTTCATTCTGGCCAGCGACTTTCTGCCGGGCACTGAGACGCAAGGCATCTTTTTCGGTGCCATCCTCGTGCTCGTCCTGCTCCTCTTCCCCGACGGCCTGCTGTCACTCCGTTTCCGGCGCAACGGGCCGAGGGGGCTGGCGCCGGCCCCACTGACTGTCGGTGGAGCCGACAATCAGGCATCGGACACGGTCAGGAGCGGGAGATGGCGCTGACTGTCGACCGAGTCGGAGTGCAATTCGGCGGGCTGCGAGCGCTCGAGGACGTCGAGATCAGCGTCGAGGCAGGCCGGATCGTCGGCCTGGTTGGGCCCAACGGTGCAGGCAAGACAACCCTATTCAACTCCATCACGGGCATCCTCCGCCCGCAGGACGGCCGGGTCTTCATTGACGGGGAGGACATCTCCGATCTGCGGCCCGACCAGCGGGTACGCCTTGGCATCGGCCGCACCTTCCAGACCCCGCGCCTCGATCTCGATGCCAGCGCCCTCGATGCTGTCCTCGTCGGTTTCTACCCGACGATCCGGCAGGGCTTCGTCGGTGCCTTTCTGGGCTTACCCGAGGTCCGGCAGCAGGAGGCGCGTATACGGACCCAAGCCAGGCACCTGATCGAGGAGTTCGAGCTGGTGGCCGACCCGCATGTGCGCGCGGGGGAGTTGTCTCTGGCTCGGCTACGGCTTCTGGAAGTGGCGCGCGCGCTCGCCGGCAACCCCAAGTATCTGCTCCTTGACGAACCGGCAGCCGGGCTTGACGATCACGACCGGCTGCTGCTTGCGGCGGCCATTCGAGCTGCCGCGAAGCGAGGCATCGGCGTGCTCTTGGTCGAGCATAACGTCCCGTTTGTGGCCGATCTTGGCGAAGAGCTGATCGCGCTGGTCAACGGGCGGGTGATCGCAAGTGGCCGGCCCTCCGTCGTGGTCGCTGATGAACGCGTCATCGCTGCTTACCTGGGAGCGCACAGCGTTGCCTGAACCCGCGATCGAATCGCCCCCCGTGTCGGAGTCGAACTTGCGGTGCGAGAACATCACGGCGCAGTACGGGCCGCTTATCGTCTGCCGACGCATCAGCATCACGGTCAACCCCGGCGAAATCGTCGCCCTCATCGGACCCAACGGTGCCGGGAAGACGAGTTTCCTGCACTCCATCGGCGGGGTGATCAACGGCACAGGGGACGTCTACCTCGGCCCCCGGCGCTTGACCGGCAAGCCCGCCTATCAGCGGGCGCGCATCGGCTTGGCGACCGTCCCCGACAATCGCGGCCTTTTCCCGACCCTGACCGTGGCGGAGAACATCCGGCTGGGCGCTCGCCTGTCGCCCGAGGCCCAGCGGGCGGCAGCGATCGAAGAGGCGCTCGAGCTCTTCCCGATCCTCCGCGAGCGATGGCGCATGGCGGCCGGCTCGATGAGCGGGGGCGAACAGCAGATGCTCGCGATCGCCAAGGGCCTCGTGGGGCGCCCGTTGGCTTTGCTGCTCGACGAGCCCGCACAGGGCCTCGCGCCGAAGGTGGTGGAGGCGCTGGCATCCGTGCTGCTCGGGCTGCGCGCCGGCCGGCTGCCAGTGCTTCTCGTCGAGCAAAACCACACGCTGGTCGAGCAGGTTGCCGACCGCTTCGTGCTGATCGTGGCGGGCCAGACGGCGCTGGAGGGTGGCCGTGAGGCGCTTCGGGACCGGGAACGGATCGGCAAGACGTACCTCACCCGCAGCAGGGGCCCAGAGGCCCCGGAAAAGGAGTAGTCATGACGAACACTGTTCGCACGCTCCTGGCCGTGACGACGGCCCTCCTCGTGACGGCTGCTGTCGTAGCGCCGACGCAGCCGGTCGCCGCCGCGGCGGAGCCACTGAAGATCGGAGTGCTCATCGCCCTGTCGGGGCCGGCCGCCGCGTACGGCTCCGAAGAGCGCCGCGCTATCGAGGCGGTTGCGAAGCGCGTCAATGCTGCAGGCGGCATCAAGGGCCGGCCCATCCAGTTGATCGTTCGTGACACGAAGACGAACCCCACCGAGGCTGCGCGGCTGGCCAACCAGGTCATTCTCGACGACCGGGTGATCGCCATCATCGGGGCCACGACGGGCTCGGAAACGCTTTCCTTCGCAGAGCTCGCGATGCGGGAGAAAGTGCCGGTCTTCCCGATGGTCGGTACGCAGTCGGTGACCGACCCCAACGAACCGTTCTCGAAGTGGGTGTTCCGGATGTCGGTGCCGATCGCCGTCGATTTGCCGGCCAGCCGCAGCCGGATGGTGGCTGATGGTCACAAGCGCGCGGCGATCTTCTCGGAAGAGGACGCCTACGGCAAGCAGGCCTCCGAGATGTTCGCTCAACTGTCGCATGACAAGGGCGACCTTCAGATCGTCGCGAACGTGTCGGCCCCCAAAGCCGCCACCGACCTGACGGCTGTCGCCACGACGATCCGCAACGCGAAGCCGGATGCCATCTTCCTGGCCACGGCATCCACCGGCTCGGCGGGCGCCTTCCTGCGCAAGGTCCAGGAGGTCGGGCTGAACGTGCCGGTCTATGGACTGGCGGGCATCGTCCAGAGCCAGATCATCAAGAACGCCGGCAAGGCGGCGGAGAGCTTGATTGCCCCGGCGCTCGTGAACCCCGATGAGCCGGGCCCCCTCGCCGAGCTCTTCGCGCTGATGAAGGACCACGGGGGGGTGACGGGCTTCGGCGCTCTGCTGGGGGCCAACGCGATGGCCGGCGTGGTGGCGGCTCTGCAGAGCGGAGCGACCACCGGCGCGGCGCTGCGAGACGCGATGGAGAGCATCGGCCCCGTGAAAGGCTACGCGGCGGGTCCGATCCAGTTCTCCAAGACCGACCACGACGGCTGGGGCCCGGGGACGCTATTCTTCGTGACCATCCGTAACGGGACATTCAAGAATCTCTAGCCGCCGCCCATGACTGGCGGCCGCGAACGATCCCGGAGAAAGCGAGCCAAGTGAGCACGTCGTCCCTTCCACTGAGCGGCATTAGGGTGATCGATTTTACGCAGGTTGAGTTCGGCCCGTGTGCCACGCAGATTCTCGGTGATTTCGGCGCCGACGTCATCAAGGTTGAGCGGCCCGGCGTGGGTGACATCAGCCGCACCACCGATCCCTTCATCGCCGAGGCCCACGGCGAGAGCGCATACTTCATGAGCCTCAACCGCAATAAGAGGAGCATCGCGCTCGATCTTCGCAGGCCGTCGGCGATCGAGGCCGTCCGCCGGCTCATTCGCGGAGCCGATGTGTTCGTTCACAACTACCGGCCAGGCGTCGCGGAGCGGCTGGGACTCGGCTATGAGACGTTACGGCAGGACAACCCACGGTTGATCTACGCCTGCGGCTCCGGTTTTGGCGATTCGGGCCCGCTCATGCGCAAGGCCGGCCAGGACCTGCTCTCCCAGTCGCTGTCGGGCGCCGTCTCGCGAAACCCGGATGCGGACGGCCGCCCGCAGCTCTATCCCACGGCCCTCGGCGACTTCTCGGCGGGCATGATTCTCGCTCAGGGTATTCTCCTCGCGCTCTTTCACCGCGAGCGCACAGGCCAGGGGCAGAAACTGCACGTCTCGCTGCTCGACACGATGGTGGCGATGCAGATGCAAGAGGCGACCCAGTGGCTGTTGCGGAAGCGCGAGGTCAACTGGGTGACGCAGTACCTGATCGGAACGTTCCAGACGACCGACGGTGCGGTGACCGTCGTGGGTGTGTTTCGCCCCAACCCTCTTGCCGACATCTGCCGGGCTCTCGGCCTCGAAGACCTGTCAGCGCGTGCTGAGTTCGACGGCCTCGCGAATCAAATGCGGAACCGGCATCTGCTCTGGCCCCTGCTCGAGGCGGGCTTCGCGCGGCTCAGCACCGACGAGTGCCTGAAGCGGCTCGACGAGCAGGACGTGCTCTGTGCGCCAGTCCTGACGCTGGACGAGGCGCTCCGCCACCCGCAGCTGGAAGCAAACGGCACGCTCGTGGAGTTCACGCATCCGGTCCACGGAAAGGTCAAAACCGTCGGGAACCCTCTGCGGCTCTCGGCCGTCAAGACGATCGCGCTGCGGTCGGCACCGCTGCTCGGGGAGCAGACGGAGGAGATTCTGCGGGAAGCAGGATACCAGGATGAAGAGATCTTTGCGCTTCGAGCGGACGGGTCGCTCGGATAAGGGAGGCTGAACATGGTCGCGGAAAGCCCAGACAGTGTCCGCGCATCGATCGACGACATCAAGGTCGGCGATGGCGTGACCCTCGAGAAGACGATCAGTGAGAGTGACGTGTACCTGTTCGCCGGCATCACCGGTGACTTCTCACCGAACCATGTCAATGAGCGGTACATGCAGGCATCGGTATACGGCCGGCGTATTGCGCAAGGCGCCCTGATCGTCGGCTTCACCTCTGCCGCGGCCGCCATGTTCGGCATTAAGCACAAGATCGACGGCGTGGCCGCCGGCTACGACCGCCTTCGCTTCGTCAAGCCGGTATTCTTCGGCGACACGATCCGCGTGATCTACGAGATCGTCCGCATCGATCGCGAACGCCAGCGGACACACGCAAGCCTCAAGGTGCTGAACCAGAACGGCGAGGTGGTCCTCGTGGGCGACCATCTGATCAAGTTCCTGCCGTACGGTGCCGGCGTGCAGTCATGAGCGTCGTCAGGCTCGAGCGAGCCGGCCAGATCGCGACGATCACCGTCAATCGGCCAGGGCGTCTCAACGCGCTCAACGCCGAGGTCATCGAGACGTTCGATGGCTATCTGGGCGAGCTTGCTGCCGACCCGGGCATACGTGTCGTCTTGGTAGGCGGCGCTGGCGAGCGGGCGTTCGCTGCGGGGGCCGACATCGAGGAGCTCCGGACGGTACGCGGTCCCGCTGGCCTCGACCTGTGCCAGCGTGGCCAGGCGTGGCTCAGCCGGCTCGAGACGCTGCCGCAGCCGACGATCGCCGTCATCGACGGGTGGGCACTGGGCGGGGGCTGCGAGCTGGCCCTGGCGTGCACCCTGCGCGTGGCTTCGACCCGGGCCAGGTTCGGGGTCCCGGAGATCAAACTCGGAGTCATCCCGGGTTATGGCGCGACGCAACGGCTTGCCAGGATCGCCGGCGAGGGGCTGGCCATGGAGATGGTCTTGACCGGTGAGCCGATCTCAGCCGCGCGGGCATACGAGATCGGCCTTCTCAATCGGGTCGTGCCGCCGGACAAGCTCTGGGAGACCGCCCGGGAGCTTGCTGAGGTGCTGGCATCGCGGGCGCCGTTGGCCGTCCGCTACGGTAAACGGGCCGTTCACGAGGGCCTGAAGATGCCGCTCGAGGAAGGGCTGGCCCTGGAGGCGACGTACGGAGCGATCCTCACGACGACCGAAGACAAAGCCGAAGGGATGGACGCATTTCTCGCCAAGCGAGAGCCGAGCTGGAAGGGGCGATAACCACCGGCGTGATCGTCAGCCAGCCAAAGGCCATGCCGCCGCCGGCGATCCACCAGCTCGCCTCGCTTTCACCCATCCCGTGTGCTCCTCCCGTGATGATTGCCATCTTGCCGCTGAGCCTCCTAGGGTCTTCTTCAGTGACATCGTGTCGGTTCGCCCGCTGGACCTCCGATCGGCCGCCGCAGTGCTGGGGCGCTTGCCGCGCGCGGGACCGGGTCGTCTAGCGGGAATGGTGTATCTCGCCCACCCGCCCGTGCTCATCACCGCGGGTAACCGGGGCGAGCTGCTGGCGGCCCAGTTCGACTGCCTTGGCGGGCGTGGGGAAGGGATCATCACGACCTACGTGCACGCCGAGGAATGCCGGCTCATCCGTGAGCGCGCTGACGAGGCCCTCGCGCGGTACCGCCGAGTTCCAACGACCGGGCGCGCCTGGAGCAGGTCTGCCGGTTATGCGGAGCTCCGCATAAGCGGCACTATGCGGACCGGGGAGTTATGCGGACCCGGCGCCCACGTGGTCGGGAGGAACGCTGAGAATGCCGCGGCTTCGGCCACCTCGGAGGGGATGACCCGGGCCGCATAATTCGGGCACGCTGGGGTCCCCATTCACCGGGCTTCGGCCCAAGGCGGACACCGTGCTCGAGCGCTGCTTCAAGAACCCCCTCACTCTGCACCGTCTCCGCAGCGGGCCTGCGGGGCCGTTTCTCGACGGCTTCGCGGAGTCCATGTGCGCCGACGGCTACTCGTCCGAGACGGGCGGCGTCTACCTGTACGCCGCCGACCACCTGGGCCAGTGGGCCGCGCGGCGGGGCGTTGCCATCGTGGATCTCGACGAGGATCTGCTCGCGCGTTTTGTGCGTCATCTGCCCCGGTGCCGATGCCGCGGCAGCAAGCGCAGGGGCCACAAGCGGGTGCCGTTCCGCATCCACGCGTTCCTGCGGTACCTGCGCGACACGGACGTCGTGACCACGTCCGCGCCGGAGGCGACCCGTCCGCCGCTGGTGACCGAGTACGGCGTGTGGATGCGCGACCGGCGCGGCCTGGCCGCCACGACGATGGCCCGCTCGGTGCCGGTGGTCCAGGCCCTGCTCGCCACCGTGGGCGACGATCCCACCGGGCTCGATGCCGCGGGCGTGCGCCGGTTCGTGCTCGAGTACATCCGGCAGCACGCGCCCGCGTCGGCCGGCTGGGTCACGACCATCGTCCGATGCTTCCTGCGGTGGCTCGTCGCGCACGGTCGGTGCTCGCCAGACCTCGTCGATGCCGTTCCCACGATGCCCACGTGGCGGCTGGCCACGCTCCCCCGCGACCTCCCGGATGCCGATGTGGAGCGCATCCTCGAGGCCTGTGATCGCCCCAGCCCCGTGGCGCGGCGCGATCGCGCTATGCTGCTGCTGCTCGCCCGCCTGGGTCTGCGCGCGGGTGACGTCGTCGCGCTCCGGCTCGGCGACATTGAGTGGGGGCGGGGACGTCTCCGCGTCGTCGGCAAGAGGCGGCGCGAGACACGGCTGCCGCTGCCTCAGGACGCGGGCGATGCGCTGCTCGATTATCTCACGGCCGAGCGTCCCGCCGCCGCCACGGACCACGTCTTCCTGACCGCACGCCCTCCCATCCACCCGATTCGCTCGAGCGGCGTGCGCGATGTCGTCTGTCGCGCGATCGGGCGCGCCGGCGTTCGGGCGCCGTCCCGGGGGACCCACGTCCTGCGCCATAATGCCGGGCCCGGCATAACCGCCACACCTTTGCCGTGCGGGCCCTGGAGGCGTGTCCGCACGGCGGGAGCCCCGTCGGCTGGCGCATGCGCGTGCTGTCGATCGACCTCGGCCACCGCAACCTCGCCGACACGTGCTGGTACCTGCACGCGACGCCGCAGCTGATGCAGGGCGTCGCCCATGCGTGTGAGCGGTTCCTCGAAGGAGGTGTCCGATGACGCCGATCGCTCCACACATCACCGCGTTCCTCCAGCAGCGGCTCGCCGTGGACCGGCGGGCCAGCCCGCACACGTGCGACACCTACGCCTACGCCTTTCAGCTCCTCTTCCAGTTCATGAGCCGAGCGCTCGGCGTGGCGCCCGCCGACCTCGCGCTGGAGCAACTCGACGCGCCCCTCGTGCTGCAGTTCCTCGACCATCTCCAGCAGGAGCGGCACAACGCCCCGCGCACGAGGAACGCCCGGCTGGCCGCCGTCCGCTCCTTCATGCGGTTCGTCGAGTACCGCGTGCCGTCGACGCTCGATCAGGTCCGACGCGTTCGGGCCATCCCCGCGCAGAGGACCGACACGCGGATCGTGCGGCACCTCAGCGTCGAGGAGCACCGCGCGCTCCTCGATGCGCCGGAGCCGACCACGCGCCTCGGCCTCCGCGACCGCGCCATGCTGCTGCTGGGGCTCGCGGGCGGCCTGCGCGTCTCAAAGCTCGTCGGCCTGCGCCTGGACGAGGTGCAGTTCACCGGCCGCTACGTCGACGTGCGTGTGCGCGGCAAGGGACGCCGCGAGCGCGCCCTGACGCTGTGGAAGTCGGTGGGCGACACGATCCGCGCCTGGCTTGCCGTGCGCGGCGACGCGCCCGCCCCGGAGCTGTTCCTCAACGCCTGGGGCCAGCCCATGACGCGCTCCGGCTTCGAGCGCGTGCTCACCAAGCACGTCGCAGCGGCCGCCGCGCGCTGCCCGTCGCTCCGGGCCAAGCGTGTCTCGCCGCACGTGCTGCGGCACACCTGCGCGCTCAACACGCTGCAGGCGACGCGCGACCTGCGCAAGGTCTCGCTGTGGCTCGGCCACGCCAGCACGCAGACCACCGACATCTACTTGCAGGCCGACCCGACGGAGAAGCTCGAGGCGCTCGCGGCGATGACGCCGCCGGCGCTGCGGCCGGGGAAGTTCCGGCCGCCCGACCGACTGATCGCCGCCCTGCGCA is part of the Candidatus Rokuibacteriota bacterium genome and harbors:
- a CDS encoding branched-chain amino acid ABC transporter permease — encoded protein: MDLILEFIIAGVFLGGIYALMAVPMSVVWLTTDVIDVSTGAYAVTAGMIAAMLGLPLGAVVGILAAAGLGLIVGTTFVGFHALRPQKDAILIVLATFGFLIVIESALLTVAGSDSRFLPRIEGSWKLGSGVIPYQGAFNLAVSLILMASLAVLLKYTPLGLQMRACAISDRAAGLVGIAVRRTQLFTFVVGATTAGVAGVLAVMTVGLAYFSTFAFTTIAFSAAVVLGRKGPAAAFAGSMLLGVVEAISQAYLPSGWAAAVPSALIVIVLASGRMPSAAFTGLRP
- a CDS encoding CoA transferase produces the protein MSTSSLPLSGIRVIDFTQVEFGPCATQILGDFGADVIKVERPGVGDISRTTDPFIAEAHGESAYFMSLNRNKRSIALDLRRPSAIEAVRRLIRGADVFVHNYRPGVAERLGLGYETLRQDNPRLIYACGSGFGDSGPLMRKAGQDLLSQSLSGAVSRNPDADGRPQLYPTALGDFSAGMILAQGILLALFHRERTGQGQKLHVSLLDTMVAMQMQEATQWLLRKREVNWVTQYLIGTFQTTDGAVTVVGVFRPNPLADICRALGLEDLSARAEFDGLANQMRNRHLLWPLLEAGFARLSTDECLKRLDEQDVLCAPVLTLDEALRHPQLEANGTLVEFTHPVHGKVKTVGNPLRLSAVKTIALRSAPLLGEQTEEILREAGYQDEEIFALRADGSLG
- a CDS encoding ATP-binding cassette domain-containing protein; its protein translation is MALTVDRVGVQFGGLRALEDVEISVEAGRIVGLVGPNGAGKTTLFNSITGILRPQDGRVFIDGEDISDLRPDQRVRLGIGRTFQTPRLDLDASALDAVLVGFYPTIRQGFVGAFLGLPEVRQQEARIRTQARHLIEEFELVADPHVRAGELSLARLRLLEVARALAGNPKYLLLDEPAAGLDDHDRLLLAAAIRAAAKRGIGVLLVEHNVPFVADLGEELIALVNGRVIASGRPSVVVADERVIAAYLGAHSVA
- a CDS encoding glycoside hydrolase family 88 protein; this translates as MRADELDGVVKRVIRYTITHPYERDCWEKAPAITGVLASEDSDSIAAVGRWIDRAVDTQTSEGHLSYSDRLELSVGHVATFTPTAPLSSSLGYPLLAFYERTKEPRYLTAAQRQADALLRTPRTSDGGFWARKEGPELWIDFIYMMCPFLARLGRITGSAKYIDEAFTQFEVHVKHLVDPYKHLARHAWREVPDSYPQSTLWARGNGWLIATVVDLLDLVPEHTRAKAASEVGQRALAAMRSRQDSSGYLRHILDDPDSKVEASASLMYAYAVGRGVRQKVVDADYIPSALRAFEVVAGSVDEDGAVPGVAVPPGGPGVPFGTTLFGQGFFLQAAAVLREHLVAAPQRR
- a CDS encoding ABC transporter substrate-binding protein, with the translated sequence MTTALLVTAAVVAPTQPVAAAAEPLKIGVLIALSGPAAAYGSEERRAIEAVAKRVNAAGGIKGRPIQLIVRDTKTNPTEAARLANQVILDDRVIAIIGATTGSETLSFAELAMREKVPVFPMVGTQSVTDPNEPFSKWVFRMSVPIAVDLPASRSRMVADGHKRAAIFSEEDAYGKQASEMFAQLSHDKGDLQIVANVSAPKAATDLTAVATTIRNAKPDAIFLATASTGSAGAFLRKVQEVGLNVPVYGLAGIVQSQIIKNAGKAAESLIAPALVNPDEPGPLAELFALMKDHGGVTGFGALLGANAMAGVVAALQSGATTGAALRDAMESIGPVKGYAAGPIQFSKTDHDGWGPGTLFFVTIRNGTFKNL
- a CDS encoding Lrp/AsnC family transcriptional regulator, with translation MSDTDIQIIRCLQDDARSSVAKLAGRLRMPESTVRHRLNALLRHGLIEFVAMTNPLRLGFQIWVILEIEAQIPKIRSVANRLAAVPEIYFVGVTTGNYNVFAAAVFRSNHELVDFMTRRLAGIPGIVRTTTANIVDVVKRTIEFRLPATPRRPLAAPGSRRARRVLPSNGKNGT
- a CDS encoding branched-chain amino acid ABC transporter permease, with the translated sequence MIHDSGPRGFLRRHRSALALVVGVMLVTVLAQARPSLYSTSATVGILALIALPLGLMYGQGGTISIAQGTFAAMGGYTSAILASHFGWSPLTSVFPAILMPAAFAFAIARPILRLPELSLALATLALNTVFLVGVERGGWLTGEYVGLSGIPRLPGIETSRFWSHVAIWLLVLIAVVLYSTFLGTARGRALNTVRVDRILAESMGVSVAMDLAILFAVTAGVAGLAGWFYVHYVGYVAPDSLGIHVSANALFMVVIGGRKTVLGPVVGAAIFILASDFLPGTETQGIFFGAILVLVLLLFPDGLLSLRFRRNGPRGLAPAPLTVGGADNQASDTVRSGRWR
- a CDS encoding enoyl-CoA hydratase-related protein yields the protein MSVVRLERAGQIATITVNRPGRLNALNAEVIETFDGYLGELAADPGIRVVLVGGAGERAFAAGADIEELRTVRGPAGLDLCQRGQAWLSRLETLPQPTIAVIDGWALGGGCELALACTLRVASTRARFGVPEIKLGVIPGYGATQRLARIAGEGLAMEMVLTGEPISAARAYEIGLLNRVVPPDKLWETARELAEVLASRAPLAVRYGKRAVHEGLKMPLEEGLALEATYGAILTTTEDKAEGMDAFLAKREPSWKGR
- a CDS encoding ABC transporter ATP-binding protein; this encodes MAGPPSWSLMNASSLLTWERTALPEPAIESPPVSESNLRCENITAQYGPLIVCRRISITVNPGEIVALIGPNGAGKTSFLHSIGGVINGTGDVYLGPRRLTGKPAYQRARIGLATVPDNRGLFPTLTVAENIRLGARLSPEAQRAAAIEEALELFPILRERWRMAAGSMSGGEQQMLAIAKGLVGRPLALLLDEPAQGLAPKVVEALASVLLGLRAGRLPVLLVEQNHTLVEQVADRFVLIVAGQTALEGGREALRDRERIGKTYLTRSRGPEAPEKE
- a CDS encoding MaoC/PaaZ C-terminal domain-containing protein; the encoded protein is MVAESPDSVRASIDDIKVGDGVTLEKTISESDVYLFAGITGDFSPNHVNERYMQASVYGRRIAQGALIVGFTSAAAAMFGIKHKIDGVAAGYDRLRFVKPVFFGDTIRVIYEIVRIDRERQRTHASLKVLNQNGEVVLVGDHLIKFLPYGAGVQS